The sequence below is a genomic window from Rickettsiales bacterium.
AAACTGCTTTATGCCCCTCACCGTTGGCGGTGGAGTTAAAAATGTTGAACATATCAGAAAACTTCTAAATAGTGGTGCGGATAAGGTTTCAATTAATACAACAGCGGTTACGAATCCTGAAATTGTGAATGAGGCATCCCTAAAATTCGGCAAGCAATGCATTGTTGTTGCGATTGATGCTAAGTTTAACCAAGCAAATAACCGCTATGAAATTTATACTCACGGAGGAAAGAAAGAAACCGGTTTAGAAGCTGTATCTTGGGCAAAGAAAATGGCGGAGCTTGGGGCAGGTGAAATTTTGCTTACTTCAATGGATAGGGACGGCACAAAGCAAGGCTTTAATTGTGAACTAACCGCTTTAATTAGTGAGAATGTTAATATTCCAGTTATTGCATCTGGTGGGGTTGGGGCGTTACATCATTTTGTTGAAGGCGTTACAAAAGGCAAGGCTGATGCGGTTTTGGCGGCAAGTGTTTTCCATTTCGGACAATTCACTATTAGCCAAGTTAAAGATTATATGAAAAAAAACGGGGTTGAGATTAGGTTTTAGTAGTTGAAATTAGGAATTAGAATTTTCCCAACTCCCAACTCCCAACTCCCAACTCCAAAAAAATATGCAAATATTATTAGAAATATTTATTGATTCATTAAGAGCAAATTTTATCCTTACATTTGGTAAGGAAATTGCTTTGCCTTTACTATTTTATTTTGAAAACTCAGAGGATAAAAACCTTGCAATTATTACTGCATTTTTTGGCTCTACTATTGGGTTATTTTCATCTTATGCGATATGTTATTTATTAGCAAAAATCCTCGCAAAATTTTTTGATAATTA
It includes:
- the hisF gene encoding imidazole glycerol phosphate synthase subunit HisF, which translates into the protein MLKKRIIPCLDVKDGRVVKGVNFINLIDAGDPVTQAKIYEDQGADELCFLDITASGENRENIYHIVEKVAENCFMPLTVGGGVKNVEHIRKLLNSGADKVSINTTAVTNPEIVNEASLKFGKQCIVVAIDAKFNQANNRYEIYTHGGKKETGLEAVSWAKKMAELGAGEILLTSMDRDGTKQGFNCELTALISENVNIPVIASGGVGALHHFVEGVTKGKADAVLAASVFHFGQFTISQVKDYMKKNGVEIRF